From Arctopsyche grandis isolate Sample6627 chromosome 12, ASM5162203v2, whole genome shotgun sequence, one genomic window encodes:
- the LOC143920449 gene encoding uncharacterized protein LOC143920449, which produces MEDSGIDSGDAKPICDIPSPVMSPNNGLPGAPPSRLLHRRLGSKNRNQEYKKPSGSLLPLQRLPIPGTREQQPLVAWDTDESEEELVSFFGNSSKNTPSNHELADFSVEELSPTDEDEDGDDLELVVPSGPVGKGPSIISCCGPKLIPCCLL; this is translated from the exons ATGGAGGATAGCGGAATCGATAGTGGCGATGCCAAACCGATATGTGACATTCCATCTCCG GTAATGTCTCCTAATAATGGACTACCAGGAGCGCCTCCTTCTCGTTTATTACACCGAAGATTGGGATCGAAGAATAGAAATCAG GAATATAAAAAGCCTTCTGGAAGTTTATTACCATTACAGAGGTTGCCGATTCCAGGAACTAGAGAACAGCAACCTCTTGTTGCCTGGGATACTGATGAAAg TGAAGAAGAATTGGTGAGTTTTTTTGGAAATTCATCGAAAAACACGCCATCTAATCATGAGTTAGCAGATTTTTCAGTTGAAGAACTTTCGCcaacagatgaagacgaagatGGGGATGATTTGGAATTGGTAGTACCATCAGGACCTGTCGGAAAAGGGCCATCTATAATATCGTGCTGTGGGCCTAAATTAATTCCTTGTTGTTTGCTCTAA